A single Perognathus longimembris pacificus isolate PPM17 chromosome 17, ASM2315922v1, whole genome shotgun sequence DNA region contains:
- the Znf830 gene encoding zinc finger protein 830, producing the protein MASSASSRTPAGKRVVNQEELRRLMKEKQRQSTNRKKIDSPFAKYNRLGQLSCALCNTPVKSELLWQTHVLGKQHRERVAELKGAKGAVQAPSDSTAPPSASKRKAADAESQEAKRAKAAAAPQVLPSSASALPTGKESPRATSSKPSGLGLLPAYEDEEDDEDEDEEGSGQGKKEDGSKQASEAQGKEPSLSSSREASSVLPSSSFNTNLPTAPVIPHSGSIEKAEIHEKVVERRENTAEALPEGFFDDPEVDAKVRKVDAPKDQMDKEWDEFQKAMRQVNTISEAIVAEEDEEGRLDRQIGEIDEQIECYRRVENLRNRQDEIKNKLKEVLTIKELQKKEEENTDSDDEGELQDLLSQDWRVKGALL; encoded by the coding sequence ATGGCGTCCTCCGCCTCCTCCCGGACTCCGGCCGGGAAGCGAGTGGTGAATCAGGAAGAATTGAGGCGGTTGATGAAAGAGAAGCAGCGTCAAAGCACCAACCGGAAGAAGATAGACTCTCCATTCGCCAAGTACAACCGTTTGGGGCAGTTGAGTTGTGCTCTCTGTAACACTCCGGTCAAGAGCGAGCTTCTGTGGCAGACTCACGTCCTGGGAAAGCAGCACCGGGAGAGAGTAGCGGAGCTGAAAGGCGCCAAGGGGGCGGTCCAGGCGCCGTCCGACAGCACAGCGCCTCCGTCCGCCTCTAAGAGGAAGGCGGCCGACGCTGAGAGCCAGGAGGCCAAGAGAGCGAAGGCCGCCGCGGCGCCCCAGGTACTGCCCTCTTCTGCGTCCGCTTTGCCCACGGGAAAGGAGTCCCCCAGAGCCACCTCCTCTAAACCTTCAGGACTCGGTTTACTCCCTGCTTATGAAGATGAAGAGGACGACGAGGACGAGGATGAGGAGGGAAGCgggcaaggaaagaaggaggacgGCAGCAAACAAGCCTCCGAAGCACAGGGCAAAGAGCCCTCACTTTCCTCGTCGCGAGAGGCGTCCAGTGTGCTACCATCCAGTTCTTTTAATACAAATCTTCCCACGGCCCCCGTAATTCCTCATTCGGGGTCAATCGAGAAAGCAGAAATCCACGAGAAAGtggtggaaaggagagaaaacaccGCGGAAGCGTTACCCGAAGGGTTTTTCGACGACCCTGAGGTAGATGCCAAGGTACGAAAGGTTGATGCGCCAAAGGATCAGATGGACAAAGAGTGGGACGAATTTCAAAAAGCCATGAGGCAGGTCAACACCATTTCCGAAGCGATCGTTgcagaagaggatgaggagggacGGCTAGATCGGCAGATTGGGGAGATTGATGAGCAAATCGAGTGTTACCGACGGGTGGAGAATCTGCGTAATCGCCAGGATGAGATAAAGAACAAACTTAAAGAGGTTCTGACTATAAAAGAACtgcagaaaaaggaagaggagaatacAGACAGCGATGATGAGGGAGAACTGCAGGACTTGTTGTCCCAGGATTGGAGGGTAAAAGGGGCATTGCTGTAA